The genomic window GATATGCAAAGAGGTTTAATTTACTCTGGCACAGTAAAAAATAGTTAATGGAGCGCGTACTTAAAACCGGAAATGGTTGGCGGATTGGTTGGAATCCTCAATCCATAGAGTTTACAGGGTTAGTAGGTACAAATGATTGGGCTATTGAACTTACAGAAGCAGAATTGCAGGATTTTTGCCGCTTGTTAGTGCAACTAGCCGAAACTATGAGCCAGCTAAGTAGCGAACTCATGGATGAAGAAAAAATTACTTGTGAAGCTGAGAGTAGTTTAATTTGGCTGGAAGTGGCTGGTTATGCTCAATGCTACAGTTTACGCTTTATTCTGTTAACTGGGCGTTGCGCTGAAGGTTGTTGGAATGAATCCGCCGTTGGGGGGTTGTTGCAAGGAGCGCAGACTTTGCAAGTTTTTTAGTAGTAGGGGCGCAAAGCATTGCGCCCCTACGTCAATATTTATAAATCAAAGTAGGATTGCTGTAGCCAAATTTAGTAAGTTTGTTTTTGCTTCTAATTTGTGTTAGTATGGTTTTTCTGACACGGGGCGTAGCGCAGCTTGGTAGCGCGCCACTTTGGGGTAGTGGAGGTCTTGGGTTCAAATCCCAACGTTCCGATTTTAATTAAGACGTTGCATTGCAACGTCTCTACAAAAACAGAATTAATAAATCTAATTAGTTGGATACATCCGATCTAATTTCAAGAAAGTTTGCAAGAGTACGTTAGCTCCTTGGCTGCATTGTTCTGGGGATGTGTACTCATCTTCGGCGTGGCTGATTCCTTCCCGACTGGGGACAAAAATCATTCCCATATCAGCAAAACGCCCGATTTCTTGGGCATCGTGTCCTGCACGGCTGGGCAAATAAGTGTAACTTAGGTTTAGGTGTTGGCAAACTTGGGCGATCGCATCTTGAATTTTTACTTCAGCTAAAGTAGGTAAGACGTGCAAAGCTTGGGTTATAACTATTTCTGTTTTAGTCGTCTCAGCAATTTGATTTAACTGCTGTTTTAGTTCGCTCAGTAAATTATCTAAATGCTCTTGGGATAAGTCGCGCAGGTCGATTTTTAATTCAACTTTTGCCGGGACGATATTTACTGCATTAGGTAAAACATTCAAGTATCCTACTGTTGCAACTTGTTCTCCAGGGGTTTCCACTCCTAGCTTGTTTACAGCTAATACTACCTGCGCGGCGGCGACTAAGGCATCTTTTCTCATATTCATTGGTGTAGTCCCGGCGTGGTTTGGTCGCCCGGTAATTGTGACGGTATGGCGATACTGTCCGACAATTCCTTTAACCACTGCGATCGCATCCCCGGTACTTTCTAATATTCCCCCTTGTTCAACGTGCAACTCAACAAAGGCGGCAATTTCGCCCGGTTTGCGTTTAGCTGTGGCTATGTTTGACCAATCTCCGCCAGATCGCTTTAAACATTCTTCCATAGCTGTCCCATCATTGCGGCGATAATAATTGGGATCGTTTACGGTATTACCCGCCATTGCTTTACAGCCGATAACTGTACATTCTTCGTCAGTAAATACAATAACTTCAATGGGATGATCTAATAAAATCTTATTTTCATGCAGCACTCGTACTATTTCAATTCCTGCAAGCACTCCTAGCACTCCGTCGTAGTGTCCAGCGACGGGAACTGTATCAATATGCGATCCTGTTGCTAACGCTCCTGCGCCTTCTATGCGTC from Synechocystis sp. PCC 7509 includes these protein-coding regions:
- a CDS encoding DUF1818 family protein, with the protein product MERVLKTGNGWRIGWNPQSIEFTGLVGTNDWAIELTEAELQDFCRLLVQLAETMSQLSSELMDEEKITCEAESSLIWLEVAGYAQCYSLRFILLTGRCAEGCWNESAVGGLLQGAQTLQVF
- a CDS encoding Zn-dependent hydrolase; protein product: MIVTSIPLVNSDRLNRSIAQLAQIGKLANGGVSRVAFTREDILARQLVQSWMIDAGMAVRTDAAANIIGTYPGRIEGAGALATGSHIDTVPVAGHYDGVLGVLAGIEIVRVLHENKILLDHPIEVIVFTDEECTVIGCKAMAGNTVNDPNYYRRNDGTAMEECLKRSGGDWSNIATAKRKPGEIAAFVELHVEQGGILESTGDAIAVVKGIVGQYRHTVTITGRPNHAGTTPMNMRKDALVAAAQVVLAVNKLGVETPGEQVATVGYLNVLPNAVNIVPAKVELKIDLRDLSQEHLDNLLSELKQQLNQIAETTKTEIVITQALHVLPTLAEVKIQDAIAQVCQHLNLSYTYLPSRAGHDAQEIGRFADMGMIFVPSREGISHAEDEYTSPEQCSQGANVLLQTFLKLDRMYPTN